The Flavobacterium sp. 123 genome contains a region encoding:
- the mutL gene encoding DNA mismatch repair endonuclease MutL — protein sequence MSSIIQLLPDHVANQIAAGEVVQRPASVVKELLENAVDARATDIKLIIKDAGKSLIQVIDNGLGMSVTDARLCFERHATSKIRQAEDLFSLHTKGFRGEALASIAAIAHIEMKTKQDQEELGTHIIIEGSKFVSQEVAVLPKGTSFAVKNLFFNIPARRNFLKSDIVEYKHVIDEFQRVALAHPKIHFTFYHNGSDMFNLPPSTLRQRIVNIFSGKTNEKLVPVQEETEIVAIQGFVSKPEFAKKNRGEQFFFVNDRFIKSGYLHHAVMAAYDGILKDGAQPSYFLYLTVPPNTIDINIHPTKTEIKFDDEQALYAILRASIKHSLGQFNVAPVLDFDRDANLDTPYHYKDLEGETPTIQVNRDFNPFSEEKPSKQFSSYKKPEPTASWESLYVGLKHDTETFSAKSDFTFTNEEITSSLFNDEEVEQVVHKTYQIHKKYIVSPIKSGMVIVDQQRAHQRVLYEQFLVSMTVHQASSQQLLFPLNLFFSTNEMELIAELQLSLMNTGFVFEESMADHVVISGIPVNVTESEVSIVLEQLLSDLQDGIPESSFSQNDTIAKSMAKSLAVKTGTYLTEKEQENLVNGLFACKDPNVSPFQKPTFITMRVEDLDKKFAI from the coding sequence ATGTCGAGTATTATTCAATTACTTCCTGATCATGTTGCCAATCAAATTGCCGCTGGAGAAGTCGTACAAAGACCTGCTTCAGTTGTAAAAGAATTACTGGAAAATGCTGTTGATGCTAGAGCAACTGATATCAAGTTAATTATAAAAGATGCAGGAAAATCTTTGATACAGGTTATTGATAATGGATTAGGGATGAGTGTTACGGATGCACGTTTGTGTTTTGAACGTCATGCCACTTCCAAAATTCGTCAAGCGGAAGATTTATTCTCTTTGCATACCAAAGGATTTCGTGGGGAAGCGTTGGCATCTATAGCCGCAATTGCGCATATCGAAATGAAAACCAAACAAGATCAAGAAGAACTTGGTACGCATATCATTATTGAAGGAAGTAAGTTTGTTTCTCAAGAAGTTGCCGTTTTGCCAAAAGGAACTTCTTTTGCAGTTAAGAATTTGTTTTTTAATATTCCTGCTCGCCGTAACTTTTTGAAATCAGATATTGTAGAATATAAACATGTTATTGATGAGTTTCAACGGGTCGCTTTGGCTCACCCAAAAATTCATTTTACATTTTACCACAACGGCAGCGATATGTTTAATTTGCCACCTTCTACTTTGCGTCAACGAATTGTCAATATTTTTTCGGGTAAAACCAATGAAAAATTAGTTCCTGTTCAGGAAGAAACAGAAATAGTTGCTATTCAAGGATTTGTTAGTAAACCTGAATTCGCGAAGAAGAACCGTGGGGAGCAATTTTTCTTTGTAAACGACCGTTTTATAAAAAGTGGTTATTTGCATCATGCCGTTATGGCGGCTTATGATGGGATTTTGAAAGATGGGGCACAACCTAGTTATTTTTTATATTTAACGGTACCACCTAATACTATTGATATCAATATCCATCCTACTAAAACCGAAATTAAGTTTGATGATGAGCAGGCGTTATATGCAATTTTGAGAGCATCAATTAAACATAGTTTGGGTCAGTTTAATGTAGCGCCAGTTTTAGATTTTGATAGAGATGCTAATTTAGATACGCCTTACCATTATAAAGATTTAGAAGGTGAAACGCCTACTATTCAGGTTAATAGGGATTTTAATCCATTTTCGGAGGAAAAACCTAGTAAACAATTTTCTAGTTATAAAAAACCAGAACCAACTGCTAGTTGGGAAAGTTTGTACGTGGGTTTAAAGCACGATACTGAAACCTTCTCTGCAAAAAGCGATTTTACCTTTACAAATGAAGAAATAACATCTTCTTTATTTAACGATGAAGAAGTTGAACAAGTGGTACACAAAACATATCAAATTCATAAAAAATATATTGTTTCTCCTATAAAATCAGGAATGGTTATTGTAGACCAACAACGGGCACATCAGCGCGTTTTGTATGAACAGTTTTTAGTGAGTATGACCGTTCATCAAGCTTCAAGCCAACAGTTATTGTTTCCGTTGAATTTGTTTTTTTCGACTAATGAAATGGAATTAATTGCTGAATTACAGCTTTCGTTAATGAATACTGGATTTGTATTTGAAGAAAGTATGGCTGATCATGTTGTTATTTCAGGCATTCCAGTAAATGTAACTGAAAGCGAAGTTTCTATAGTTTTAGAACAATTGTTAAGCGATTTGCAAGATGGAATACCAGAAAGTAGTTTCAGCCAAAACGACACAATTGCTAAATCAATGGCAAAAAGTTTGGCGGTTAAAACAGGTACTTATTTAACAGAAAAAGAACAGGAGAATTTGGTAAATGGGCTTTTTGCTTGTAAAGATCCAAATGTTTCCCCATTTCAAAAACCAACTTTCATAACGATGCGTGTGGAAGATTTAGATAAAAAATTTGCAATATGA
- the lepB gene encoding signal peptidase I gives MTLYQWFVFFLIVQVIHFLGTWKLYESAGRKRWEAAIPVYNAIILMKIIGRPTWWTVLLFIPIINLIMFPVIWVETLRSFGKKTTTDTLLGIFTFGFYIFYINYTQPLNYITDRSLQPENRTADTVSSLLFAVIVATLVHTYFIQPYTIPTSSLEKSLLVGDFLFVSKMNYGARVPMTTVALPMVHDTIPFLKRKSYLTWPELPYLRLPAMQSINRTDIVVFNWPADTVYKFRDDTGRRVDKPIDKKSNYVKRCVGIPGDSLSIKDGIVYINGKELILPERAKPQFSYKVALDGKTPIDFEYLFKDMDITDGAGFIDDQKKDTLFIAALTAAGAERLKNVPGITGVKRIISKDVENGIFPHINKWNRDNFGPIYIPQKGKTVALTMETLPFYKTIITDYEDNKLNVNGSEIVINDKVATTYTFKQDYYWMMGDNRHNSEDSRYWGYVPENHIVGKPIFIWLSIDSNAKGLDKIRWERLFTTVSGEGQPQSYFKLFLLGLVAFFVGEFFWKKRKERKI, from the coding sequence ATGACACTGTATCAATGGTTTGTATTTTTTCTGATAGTACAAGTAATTCACTTTTTAGGAACTTGGAAATTATATGAAAGCGCAGGAAGAAAGCGTTGGGAAGCAGCAATTCCTGTTTACAATGCTATTATTTTAATGAAAATAATAGGCCGCCCTACTTGGTGGACTGTACTCCTTTTTATACCGATTATCAACTTGATTATGTTTCCAGTTATTTGGGTAGAAACTTTGAGAAGTTTTGGTAAAAAAACCACTACTGATACACTATTAGGGATATTCACTTTTGGGTTTTATATTTTTTATATAAATTATACCCAACCGCTAAACTATATAACAGATAGGAGTTTACAGCCAGAGAACAGAACAGCAGATACAGTAAGCTCACTACTATTTGCTGTTATAGTAGCCACTTTAGTACACACCTATTTTATTCAGCCTTACACCATTCCTACCTCTTCTTTAGAAAAGTCATTATTAGTAGGTGATTTTCTATTTGTAAGTAAAATGAATTACGGCGCGAGAGTTCCTATGACTACCGTAGCATTACCTATGGTACACGACACTATTCCTTTTTTGAAACGCAAATCATATCTTACATGGCCTGAATTACCTTATTTAAGACTTCCTGCTATGCAAAGTATAAATAGAACCGACATTGTCGTTTTTAACTGGCCAGCGGATACAGTTTACAAATTCAGAGATGATACTGGAAGAAGAGTTGATAAACCTATCGATAAAAAATCAAATTATGTAAAACGTTGCGTGGGTATTCCAGGAGATAGCTTGTCAATAAAAGATGGTATTGTCTATATCAATGGTAAAGAATTGATTTTGCCTGAAAGAGCAAAACCTCAATTTTCATACAAAGTTGCTTTAGACGGAAAAACACCTATAGATTTTGAATATCTATTTAAAGATATGGATATAACTGACGGTGCAGGATTTATTGACGATCAAAAAAAAGACACCCTATTTATTGCGGCATTAACTGCAGCTGGTGCGGAAAGATTAAAAAATGTTCCTGGAATTACTGGAGTTAAAAGAATCATTTCTAAGGATGTTGAAAATGGTATTTTTCCTCATATAAACAAATGGAATCGTGATAATTTCGGTCCAATTTACATCCCACAAAAAGGTAAAACTGTAGCTTTAACAATGGAAACTTTACCGTTCTATAAAACTATAATTACAGATTACGAGGATAACAAATTGAATGTAAATGGTTCTGAAATAGTAATTAATGATAAAGTAGCTACTACATATACTTTCAAACAAGACTACTATTGGATGATGGGTGACAACCGTCACAACTCTGAAGACAGTCGTTATTGGGGTTATGTTCCAGAAAATCACATCGTAGGAAAACCTATTTTTATTTGGTTAAGCATTGATTCAAATGCAAAAGGATTAGATAAAATTCGTTGGGAAAGATTATTTACAACTGTTAGCGGAGAAGGACAGCCACAATCCTATTTCAAATTATTTTTACTTGGATTAGTTGCGTTTTTTGTTGGCGAGTTTTTTTGGAAAAAAAGAAAAGAGAGAAAAATTTAA
- a CDS encoding rhomboid family intramembrane serine protease: MGIIDDLKLQYKLGGIAFRLIFWNVICFLVSLVFFYQFKSGVFDFPNWIALSSEPAIFITKPWTLLTYAFFHYGFGHLFFNMLVLNFSSTLFLTFFTPKQYLGLYLLSAFFSGICFVLGFYFFNLSASIIGASAAIMAILVATTTYSPLMNVRLLIIGNVKLWHITLVILVIDLMQFRLENTGGHISHISGAFFGFIFIKLLQNGIDLSNIVTNIISFGSNLFKKSPSTPFKKVHKNYHKPVEKTVSRIVTKDKTQQQIDEILDKISQSGYDCLTKEEKEFLFKAGK, translated from the coding sequence ATGGGTATTATTGATGATTTAAAATTGCAATATAAATTAGGAGGAATAGCTTTTAGGTTAATCTTCTGGAATGTAATATGCTTCTTAGTTTCATTGGTGTTTTTTTATCAATTTAAGAGTGGTGTTTTTGATTTTCCCAATTGGATTGCTTTATCATCTGAACCAGCTATTTTTATTACTAAACCATGGACTTTATTGACCTATGCTTTTTTTCATTACGGTTTTGGCCATTTGTTTTTTAATATGTTGGTTCTGAATTTTTCAAGTACTTTGTTTTTGACTTTTTTTACACCGAAACAATATTTAGGTTTGTATTTGCTAAGTGCTTTTTTTTCTGGAATATGCTTCGTGTTAGGATTTTATTTTTTTAATCTAAGTGCTTCCATTATAGGGGCTTCGGCGGCAATTATGGCTATTTTAGTTGCTACAACCACATATAGCCCACTTATGAATGTCCGACTTTTGATTATTGGGAATGTAAAATTGTGGCACATAACACTTGTTATTCTTGTCATTGATTTAATGCAATTTAGATTAGAAAATACAGGAGGACATATTTCTCATATATCGGGTGCTTTTTTTGGTTTTATTTTTATTAAATTGCTACAAAATGGAATTGATTTAAGTAATATAGTGACGAATATAATTAGTTTTGGTTCTAATTTGTTCAAAAAATCACCATCAACACCATTTAAAAAAGTTCATAAAAATTACCATAAACCTGTAGAAAAAACAGTTTCACGAATTGTTACTAAAGATAAAACGCAGCAGCAAATTGATGAGATTCTAGATAAAATTAGTCAATCAGGATATGATTGTTTGACAAAAGAAGAGAAAGAATTTTTATTTAAAGCAGGCAAATAA
- a CDS encoding WbqC family protein yields the protein MNTLLHPTYFPSISHFVAMAQSEEITFEIEDNFQKQTNRNRTYIYSPNGIQLLNIPVKHSKLSHQKTKDIQIENDFDWQKQHFKSLEAAYRSSPFFEYFEDDIRPIFEKKHNFLLDLNFETLDFITKSMRLKLDYKTTVEYFHEVDANKVTDFRFLANGKKDTSVFESYTQVFDDKYGFINNLSVLDLLFNEGKFALDYLKSQKIS from the coding sequence ATGAATACACTACTCCACCCTACCTATTTTCCTTCCATTAGTCATTTTGTTGCGATGGCACAATCTGAAGAAATTACCTTTGAAATTGAAGATAATTTTCAGAAACAAACCAATCGAAATCGTACTTATATTTATAGTCCAAATGGAATTCAGTTATTAAATATACCTGTAAAGCATTCCAAATTAAGCCATCAGAAAACAAAAGACATTCAAATAGAAAATGATTTTGATTGGCAAAAACAACATTTTAAATCATTAGAAGCAGCCTATAGAAGCTCTCCATTTTTTGAATATTTTGAAGACGACATTCGTCCAATTTTCGAAAAAAAACATAATTTTTTATTGGATCTGAATTTTGAAACTTTAGACTTTATTACAAAATCCATGAGGCTTAAATTGGATTATAAAACTACTGTAGAATACTTTCATGAAGTAGATGCTAATAAAGTTACAGATTTTAGGTTTTTGGCAAATGGAAAAAAAGACACTTCCGTATTTGAAAGCTATACTCAAGTTTTTGATGACAAATATGGATTCATCAATAATCTTAGCGTTTTGGACTTACTTTTCAATGAAGGAAAGTTTGCTTTGGATTATTTAAAAAGTCAAAAAATAAGCTAA
- a CDS encoding rhomboid family intramembrane serine protease produces MRNVTETVKQLIIINILFFVGTLAIGDSAYRILALYFPESPDFKFWQPITHMFMHGGFMHIFFNMFALYSFGSALEHFWGAKKFLFFYISCGLGAALVNTAINYYYFQEGLNTLMANGFPRAEILQVLSEGKINTKWQELLSVSDFQNFTSAYLGSVVGASGAIYGVIVAFAFMFPNAELALMFVPIPIKAKYFVPGLVLIDLYLGVSGGESIFGGGGIAHFAHVGGALFGFIIMWYWKKNQFNRNRWN; encoded by the coding sequence ATGAGAAATGTAACCGAAACGGTAAAACAATTAATTATTATTAATATTTTGTTTTTTGTAGGGACACTAGCTATAGGAGATTCAGCCTATAGAATATTAGCTTTATATTTTCCTGAAAGCCCTGATTTTAAATTTTGGCAACCTATAACTCACATGTTTATGCATGGGGGATTTATGCATATTTTCTTTAATATGTTTGCACTATATTCTTTTGGGTCTGCTTTGGAACATTTTTGGGGAGCTAAAAAATTCTTATTTTTCTATATTTCTTGTGGTTTAGGTGCTGCTTTGGTGAATACAGCTATAAACTATTATTATTTTCAAGAAGGGTTGAATACATTGATGGCAAATGGATTTCCTAGAGCAGAAATTTTACAAGTTTTAAGCGAAGGAAAAATCAATACCAAATGGCAAGAACTTTTATCAGTTTCTGACTTTCAAAATTTCACCTCGGCTTATCTTGGTTCGGTAGTAGGAGCTTCAGGAGCCATTTACGGTGTGATAGTAGCATTTGCTTTTATGTTTCCAAATGCTGAATTAGCATTAATGTTTGTGCCAATTCCTATAAAAGCGAAGTATTTTGTCCCAGGATTAGTTCTTATCGATTTGTATTTAGGAGTGTCGGGAGGTGAATCTATTTTTGGAGGTGGGGGAATTGCCCATTTCGCTCATGTTGGAGGCGCTTTATTTGGGTTTATTATTATGTGGTATTGGAAGAAAAATCAATTCAATAGAAATCGTTGGAATTAA
- the dapB gene encoding 4-hydroxy-tetrahydrodipicolinate reductase — MKIALLGYGKMGQVIERIATERGHEIVLRKDEFNTYEGLSNADVAIDFSVPMAAVDNISSCFHANVPVVSGTTGWLEHYDEMVALCKEKKGGFISSSNFSLGVNIFFELNEYLAKIMAQFDSYKVEMEEIHHTQKLDAPSGTAISLAKGVIENSNYSSWTLENAEPNQIHIEAKRIGDVPGTHTVTYESVVDSIEIKHTAHNREGFALGAVIAAEWLAGKHGIYSMKDVLNLK; from the coding sequence ATGAAAATTGCGCTTTTAGGATACGGAAAAATGGGTCAAGTAATTGAACGAATTGCAACCGAAAGAGGACATGAAATTGTTTTAAGAAAAGACGAATTCAACACTTACGAAGGACTTTCAAATGCTGATGTAGCGATTGATTTTAGTGTACCGATGGCTGCCGTTGATAATATTTCAAGCTGTTTCCATGCAAATGTACCTGTAGTTTCAGGAACAACGGGATGGTTAGAACATTACGATGAAATGGTAGCGCTTTGCAAGGAGAAAAAAGGCGGATTCATTTCTAGTTCAAATTTCAGCTTAGGTGTAAATATTTTCTTTGAACTGAATGAGTATTTGGCCAAAATTATGGCACAATTTGATTCGTATAAAGTGGAGATGGAAGAAATTCACCATACACAAAAACTTGATGCGCCTAGTGGAACTGCAATATCATTGGCAAAAGGAGTAATTGAAAATAGTAATTACAGCAGTTGGACACTTGAAAATGCGGAGCCAAATCAAATTCATATTGAAGCCAAAAGAATTGGAGATGTTCCTGGTACACATACTGTAACATACGAATCTGTTGTAGACTCTATTGAAATTAAACATACTGCTCACAACAGAGAAGGATTTGCTCTTGGTGCCGTTATTGCCGCAGAATGGTTAGCTGGAAAACACGGAATTTACAGCATGAAAGATGTATTAAATTTAAAATAA
- the ribH gene encoding 6,7-dimethyl-8-ribityllumazine synthase, which produces MATENKNLSEYDKNKVPDAKDFRFGIVVSEWNETITEGLYSGAFTALLENHVPPQQIIRWNVPGSFELIYGAKKMLQTQNVDAVIVIGCVIQGQTKHFDFVCEGVTQGIKDLNVQTDIPVIFCVLTDNTIQQSIDRSGGIHGNKGTEAAIAAIKMAYIRQQASLSHQIDNQHLLSSGALRIENLPLELEE; this is translated from the coding sequence ATGGCTACCGAAAACAAGAATTTATCCGAATATGACAAAAATAAAGTTCCAGATGCGAAAGATTTTCGCTTTGGAATCGTTGTCTCCGAATGGAATGAAACCATAACCGAAGGTCTTTATAGCGGTGCTTTTACAGCGCTTTTAGAAAATCATGTTCCACCACAACAAATTATTCGTTGGAACGTACCAGGAAGTTTTGAACTTATTTATGGTGCTAAGAAAATGTTGCAAACACAAAATGTAGATGCAGTAATTGTTATTGGATGTGTTATTCAAGGTCAAACGAAACATTTTGATTTTGTTTGCGAAGGTGTAACACAAGGAATAAAAGACTTAAATGTTCAAACAGATATTCCTGTTATATTTTGTGTCCTTACCGATAATACGATTCAACAATCCATAGATAGAAGTGGAGGAATACATGGTAATAAAGGAACTGAGGCGGCCATTGCAGCTATAAAAATGGCTTATATTCGTCAACAGGCGTCGTTAAGCCACCAGATTGATAATCAGCATTTGTTGTCATCAGGAGCGTTACGAATTGAAAATTTGCCTCTAGAATTAGAAGAGTAA
- a CDS encoding ParB/RepB/Spo0J family partition protein, translating to MAKALKKQALGRGLSALLKDPENDIKSVNDKNADKVVGNIIELEIDAIEINPFQPRSNFNEESLRELATSIKELGVIQPITVRKLDFNKYQLISGERRLRASTLVGLTTVPAYIRIANDNESLVMALVENIQRHDLDPIEIALSYQRLIDEIQLTQEQMSERVGKKRSTIANYLRLLKLDPIIQTGIRDGFISMGHGRAIINIEDQDIQTDIYQKIVSQNLSVRDTEALVKNYQDSLKPKPAGKPKATSFEIAETQKSAFTNYFGTKVDVKVAGNGKGKITIPFHSEEDFNRIIKLIKE from the coding sequence ATGGCAAAAGCACTAAAAAAACAAGCCTTAGGAAGAGGATTATCTGCATTATTAAAAGATCCGGAAAACGACATCAAATCGGTTAACGATAAAAATGCCGATAAAGTTGTTGGCAACATTATAGAGCTTGAAATTGATGCCATAGAAATTAACCCTTTCCAACCCAGAAGTAATTTCAATGAAGAATCATTGAGAGAACTAGCAACTTCTATAAAAGAATTAGGCGTTATTCAACCTATTACAGTTCGAAAACTAGACTTTAATAAATACCAATTAATATCTGGAGAACGACGTCTTCGTGCTTCTACTTTAGTAGGCTTGACTACAGTTCCTGCTTATATTCGAATTGCAAATGACAATGAATCCTTAGTTATGGCTTTGGTTGAAAATATTCAGCGTCATGATTTAGACCCTATTGAAATTGCTCTTTCGTACCAGCGATTAATAGATGAAATTCAATTGACTCAAGAACAAATGAGTGAACGAGTGGGAAAAAAACGTTCTACAATTGCTAATTATTTGCGTCTTTTAAAATTAGACCCGATTATTCAAACAGGAATTCGTGATGGTTTTATTTCTATGGGACATGGTCGCGCCATTATAAACATCGAAGATCAAGATATTCAAACAGATATTTACCAAAAAATTGTAAGTCAAAACCTTTCGGTTCGTGACACAGAAGCTTTGGTAAAAAATTATCAAGACAGTCTTAAACCAAAGCCTGCTGGAAAACCTAAAGCAACTTCTTTTGAAATAGCAGAAACCCAAAAGAGTGCATTTACAAATTATTTTGGGACAAAAGTTGACGTAAAAGTAGCTGGCAACGGTAAAGGTAAAATCACAATTCCTTTTCATTCTGAGGAAGACTTTAATAGAATTATAAAACTTATTAAAGAATAG
- a CDS encoding DUF5683 domain-containing protein — protein MNKIIFIGIMLFILGKIPVFAQEKTEVALVAKDTLKSNDIDPLTPAKAAFYSAVLPGLGQAYNKKYWKIPLVYGAIGTSLYFYIDNNKKYNQYRDAYKRRLEGYTDDKFSYLDKTRLIAGQKFYQRNRDLSALMTLAFYALNILDANVDAALIQFNVNENLSVKPVIYPNDVTLKTNLGLTLNYNF, from the coding sequence GTGAATAAAATAATTTTCATAGGTATAATGCTGTTCATTTTGGGAAAAATCCCTGTTTTTGCACAAGAAAAAACAGAGGTAGCCCTAGTAGCAAAAGACACCTTAAAATCAAATGATATTGATCCCTTAACTCCAGCCAAAGCAGCTTTTTATTCCGCTGTCTTGCCGGGTTTAGGTCAAGCTTACAATAAGAAATACTGGAAAATTCCTCTTGTTTATGGAGCCATTGGAACCAGTCTTTATTTTTATATTGACAATAACAAAAAATACAATCAATATCGCGATGCCTATAAACGAAGATTAGAAGGTTATACCGATGATAAATTTAGCTATCTAGATAAAACCCGATTAATTGCTGGACAGAAATTTTACCAACGTAATAGGGATTTATCCGCTTTAATGACATTGGCTTTTTATGCGTTAAATATATTAGATGCTAATGTAGATGCAGCTTTAATACAATTCAATGTAAATGAAAATTTGTCCGTAAAGCCAGTTATTTATCCAAATGATGTAACATTAAAAACAAATTTAGGACTAACACTTAATTATAACTTTTAG
- a CDS encoding endonuclease/exonuclease/phosphatase family protein, whose amino-acid sequence MKNLSWFNKGMFFLNIVLTVLTFSAYLLPFLAPKAFPLLSVLTLFMPLFFIFNGLFFIYWAFQFKKRMILSGLVLLMGITFINKFYKFSAKDFPQSEKDFTVMSYNVRLFNVFKWLDRDNVPSEILTFINDKNPDILCIQEYSSSANIDLKVYSHKYIFMGGNQIKTGQAIFSKFPIINEGNIVFPNSNNNVIFADIKRGKEIIRVYNMHLQSIKISPDVNEINDNIDAINQQKSQMLFNRISKAFKQQQQQAEIFKEHKKGCTYPLIICGDMNNSAFSYVYRNIKGKLKDCFEEAGKGFGATYKFKYYPARIDYIFADEKMKVKSFESFPEFVNSDHYPIMTKLAFE is encoded by the coding sequence ATGAAAAACCTCTCATGGTTTAATAAAGGAATGTTTTTTTTGAATATAGTTTTGACTGTATTGACTTTCAGTGCCTATCTTTTACCTTTTCTTGCTCCCAAAGCTTTTCCTTTATTGTCAGTTCTAACCTTGTTTATGCCGTTGTTTTTTATATTTAATGGCTTGTTTTTTATCTATTGGGCATTTCAATTCAAAAAGAGAATGATTTTGTCTGGATTAGTTCTTTTGATGGGGATTACTTTCATTAATAAATTCTACAAGTTTTCTGCCAAAGATTTCCCGCAAAGCGAAAAAGATTTTACCGTAATGAGCTATAATGTGCGCTTATTTAACGTGTTTAAATGGTTAGATAGAGATAATGTACCATCAGAAATTTTGACTTTTATAAATGATAAAAATCCTGATATACTTTGTATACAAGAATATTCTTCGTCAGCCAATATCGATTTGAAAGTTTACAGTCATAAATATATATTTATGGGAGGTAACCAAATTAAAACTGGGCAGGCAATTTTTTCTAAATTCCCCATTATAAATGAGGGAAATATTGTTTTTCCAAACTCTAATAATAATGTAATCTTTGCTGATATTAAGCGTGGTAAAGAAATTATTAGAGTCTATAATATGCATTTGCAATCTATAAAGATTTCGCCTGATGTCAATGAAATCAATGATAATATTGATGCTATTAATCAGCAAAAATCTCAAATGTTGTTTAATAGAATTAGTAAAGCGTTTAAGCAACAACAGCAACAGGCAGAAATTTTTAAAGAACACAAAAAAGGTTGCACGTATCCCTTAATTATTTGTGGAGATATGAATAATAGTGCCTTTTCGTATGTGTATAGAAATATTAAAGGAAAATTAAAAGATTGTTTTGAAGAAGCTGGAAAGGGCTTTGGCGCAACGTATAAGTTTAAGTATTATCCTGCTAGAATTGATTACATTTTTGCTGATGAAAAAATGAAGGTTAAATCATTTGAGAGTTTTCCAGAATTTGTCAATTCAGATCATTATCCTATTATGACTAAATTAGCCTTTGAATAG